One stretch of Chryseobacterium sp. LJ668 DNA includes these proteins:
- a CDS encoding SusE domain-containing protein: protein MKNIIKFLFAAVAIMMVLSCEKDEDQAVLSLKSEPTLKASVTTLTLSSANANNNAVTFTITPAEYTPQVEITNVLQFAVTGTNFASPKEAGLSNGVLSKSYTVIEFNALMLSLGLPTGVTTNVDVRLKTTVGKGTPVYSAVQKISVIPYALVSYMYAPGAYQGWDPPTAQALKSATSNGIYIGYINFTAPNSEFKITPMKNWDHSYGTNNNIDIIYDGGSNNLKAVNAGSQKLTVNTNTNKFTLAPYSWGVIGSATPNGWSDPDTDLIWNSNTEKWEVTVVLTAGEIKFRLNNDWGTNFGDDGNNGTLDAGGANIAIGIAGTYKITFDEVNLVYTAVKL, encoded by the coding sequence ATGAAAAATATAATAAAATTTCTTTTCGCAGCTGTAGCTATTATGATGGTTTTGTCTTGCGAAAAAGATGAAGATCAGGCTGTTTTATCTTTAAAATCTGAGCCTACACTTAAAGCAAGTGTAACTACATTGACGCTATCTAGTGCAAATGCAAATAACAATGCAGTTACTTTTACAATCACTCCTGCAGAATATACTCCTCAAGTAGAAATTACCAATGTTTTACAATTTGCAGTTACGGGTACTAATTTTGCTTCACCAAAAGAAGCAGGTTTGAGCAATGGAGTACTATCTAAATCTTACACAGTAATAGAATTTAATGCTTTGATGTTAAGTCTTGGATTACCAACTGGTGTTACTACTAATGTAGATGTAAGATTAAAAACTACTGTTGGTAAAGGAACTCCTGTTTATTCTGCAGTACAGAAAATCTCTGTAATTCCTTATGCTTTGGTTTCTTACATGTATGCGCCGGGTGCTTATCAGGGTTGGGATCCGCCAACTGCTCAAGCTTTAAAATCTGCTACAAGCAACGGAATCTATATTGGTTATATTAATTTTACAGCACCAAATTCTGAATTTAAAATTACACCAATGAAAAATTGGGATCACAGTTATGGTACCAATAATAATATAGATATAATATATGATGGAGGTAGTAACAACTTAAAAGCAGTAAATGCTGGAAGTCAAAAACTAACAGTAAATACCAATACTAATAAATTTACTTTAGCACCTTATTCTTGGGGAGTTATCGGTTCTGCAACACCAAATGGTTGGAGTGATCCGGATACAGATTTAATCTGGAATAGCAATACAGAAAAATGGGAGGTTACTGTTGTTTTAACTGCTGGAGAAATTAAATTCAGACTTAATAATGACTGGGGAACCAACTTTGGTGATGATGGAAATAACGGAACTTTAGATGCTGGTGGTGCAAATATTGCTATTGGTATAGCAGGAACTTATAAAATTACTTTTGATGAGGTAAACTTAGTTTATACAGCTGTAAAACTATAA